One window of Pleurodeles waltl isolate 20211129_DDA chromosome 3_1, aPleWal1.hap1.20221129, whole genome shotgun sequence genomic DNA carries:
- the POU3F1 gene encoding POU domain, class 3, transcription factor 1: protein MATTAQYLPRNNALSGSSPLMHPDPERMHQGTTYREVQKMMHQQHDYLQGLAGGGGGGHPMSLTHHQWLPSGDWGSHLEPHGKPGREELAFHPRAHLQPPPQPQQPQHHAPPPQQPQSPPAAWAQGHHLSPGLHQPLAYPQSAYTMLGHQGATLHHLRDVQLHEDPGLHHEPGLDSPGSHPGHTDHSVSDEDAPSSDDLEQFAKQFKQRRIKLGFTQADVGLALGTLYGNVFSQTTICRFEALQLSFKNMCKLKPLLNKWLEETDSSTGSPTNLDKIAAQGRKRKKRTSIEVGVKGALENHFLKCPKPSAHEITALADSLQLEKEVVRVWFCNRRQKEKRMTPAGGGPHAPMDDVYGQADTPPQLHHTLHTPVQ from the coding sequence ATGGCTACAACGGCGCAGTACCTGCCCCGCAACAATGCGCTTTCGGGTTCCAGCCCGCTCATGCACCCCGACCCAGAGCGCATGCACCAGGGCACCACCTACCGCGAGGTGCAGAAGATGATGCACCAGCAGCACGACTACCTGCAGGGTCTGGCGGGGGGCGGCGGCGGGGGCCACCCCATGAGCCTGACGCACCACCAGTGGCTGCCCAGCGGGGACTGGGGCTCGCACCTGGAGCCGCACGGCAAGCCCGGCCGCGAGGAGCTGGCCTTCCACCCGCGCGCGCACCTGCAGCCGCCGCCCCAGCCCCAGCAGCCGCAGCACCACGCGCCGCCGCCCCAGCAGCCGCAGAGCCCGCCCGCCGCCTGGGCGCAGGGCCACCACCTGTCCCCGGGCCTGCACCAGCCGCTCGCCTACCCGCAGTCCGCCTACACCATGCTGGGCCACCAAGGGGCCACGCTGCACCACCTGCGGGACGTGCAGCTGCACGAGGACCCGGGGCTGCACCACGAGCCCGGCCTGGACTCGCCCGGCTCGCACCCGGGCCACACCGACCACTCGGTGTCCGACGAGGACGCGCCCAGCTCCGACGACCTGGAGCAGTTCGCCAAGCAGTTCAAGCAGCGGCGCATCAAGCTGGGCTTCACGCAGGCCGACGTGGGGCTGGCGCTGGGCACCCTCTACGGCAACGTCTTCTCGCAGACCACCATCTGCCGCTTCGAGGCGCTGCAGCTGagcttcaagaacatgtgcaagctCAAGCCGCTGCTCAACAAGTGGCTGGAGGAGACCGACTCGTCCACGGGCTCGCCCACCAACCTGGACAAGATCGCGGCGCAGGGGCGCAAGCGCAAGAAGCGCACCTCCATCGAGGTGGGCGTGAAGGGCGCGCTGGAGAACCACTTCCTCAAGTGCCCCAAGCCCTCGGCGCACGAGATCACGGCGCTGGCCGACTCGCTGCAGCTGGAGAAGGAGGTGGTGCGGGTCTGGTTCTGCAACCGGCGGCAGAAGGAGAAGCGCATGACGCCGGCCGGCGGGGGGCCACACGCGCCCATGGACGACGTGTACGGGCAGGCCGACACCCCTCCCCAGCTGCACCACACGCTGCACACCCCCGTGCAATGA